Proteins encoded by one window of Macaca fascicularis isolate 582-1 chromosome 10, T2T-MFA8v1.1:
- the KIF16B gene encoding kinesin-like protein KIF16B isoform X13: MEEKQKSDKAELERMQQEVETQRKETEIVQLQIRKQEESLKRRSFHIENKLKDLLAEKEKFEEERLREQQEIELLKKRQEEETFLRVQEELQRLKELNNNEKAEKFQIFQELDRLQKEKDEQYAKLELEKKRLEEQEKEQVMLVAHLEEQLREKQEMIQLLRRGEVQWVEEEKRDLEGIRESLLRVKEARAGGDEDGEELEKAQLRFFEFKRRQLVKLVNLEKDLVQQKDLLKKEVQEEQEILECLKCEHDKESRLLGKHEESVTDVTEVAHDFEKIKPVEYRLQYKERQLQYLLQNHLPTLLEEKQRAFEILDRGPLSLDNTLYQVEKEMEEKEEQLAQYQANASQLQKLQATFEFTANIARQEEKVRKKEKEILESREKQQREALERALARLERRHSALQRRSTLGMEIEEQRQKLASLNSGSREQSGLQASLEAEQEALEKDQERLEYEIQQLKQKIYEADGVQKSHHGTPEGKVASSSLPVSAEKSHLVPLMDARINAYIEEEVQRRLQDLHRVISEGCSTSADMMKDNEKLHNGTIQRKLKYEKRQFCPAWYLDPLLPRDATETSSLIREERREVDQNDPWDHPMLWSISGPKITSSASQERTHQQRDQSSVPEVFQDSENKYCHPEPAGHFEPKCFNLPKISFLNESNTDDAEDFQSKSENFSELMTHKDEHSLRVKSSWTLLQHTSQEVSINSGGKQARQGKVLRLVLSEGISHEERASCSALQSVLASEFYSEQQGEEELDAKKMSSSESLINIRTEGNNGLGYFYHKFSDLYKDTSSHLLQAGTKAISQARLVGSLCAPRGLPSQVTTFVRSLPFLKHLAPHMPLKIDMQSTESHSPEAGFGSSKSEAAESLRPAEGVAPYLASAFAAAGLPGSSPSSVFHLEYEDARKSSAFKQSLVQFPDQMLKLQEWPLKDLLRRVTCSLPEPLGNMNEVKGIYWLAVANCTAPDPQPACLLLLQSTLCALVLSDSLLGSMSIFHALPLSGLQEIQIGFGGQSIRFLSSAEGLLLTVFSYNKYLSQQLCRDLLCVLMPEPDAAACANHPLLQQDLVQLSLDWKAEIPDLVLPNGVQVSSKFQTTLVDMIYFLHGNMEGNVPSLAEVQLLLYTTVKVVGDSGRDQCRSLVLLNTHIALVKEDCVFYPRTRSQNIPPPGAQFDVIKCHALSEFRCAVVPEKKNVSTVELVFLPKLKPSVGSRNSPPEHLQESSDVQLFTTPLYLQGSQNVTHEVWKLTFNSQDEALWLISHLTRL, translated from the exons GAAATCGTGCAGCTCCAGATTCGTAAGCAGGAGGAGAGCCTCAAACGCCGCAGCTTCCACATCGAGAACAAGCTAAAGGATTTGCTTGCTGAGAAGGAAAAATTTGAAGAGGAGAGGCTGAGGGAACAGCAGGAAATCGAGCTGCTGAAGAAGAGACAAGAAGAAGAGACCTTTCTCCGTGTCCAAGAAGAACTCCAACGACTCAAAGAACTCAACAACAACGAGAAGGCTGAGAAGTTTCAGATATTTCAAGAACTGGACCGGctccaaaaggaaaaagatgaaCAGTATGCCAAGCTTGAACTGGAAAAAAAGAGACTGGAGGAGCAGGAGAAGGAGCAGGTCATGCTCGTGGCCCATCTGGAAGAGCAGCTCCGAGAGAAGCAGGAGATGATCCAGCTCCTGCGGCGCGGGGAGGTGCAATGGgtggaagaggagaagagagaccTGGAAGGCATTCGGGAATCCCTGCTGCGGGTGAAGGAGGCTCGTGCCGGAGGGGATGAAGATGGCGAGGAGTTAGAAAAGGCTCAACTGCGCTTCTTCGAATTCAAGAGAAGGCAGCTTGTCAAGCTAGTGAACTTGGAGAAGGACCTGGTTCAGCAGAAAGACCTCCTGAAAAAAGAAGTCCAAGAAGAACAAGAGATCCTAGAGTGTTTAAAATGTGAACATGACAAAGAATCTAGATTGTTGGGAAAACATGAAGAGAGTGTCACAGATGTCACAGAAGTGGCTCACGATTTCGAGAAAATAAAGCCAGTGGAGTACAGGCTGCAATATAAAGAACGCCAGCTACAGTACCTCCTGCAGAATCACTTGCCAACTCTGTTGGAAGAAAAGCAGAGAGCATTTGAAATTCTTGACAGAGGCCCTCTCAGCTTAGATAACACTCTTTATCAAgtagaaaaggaaatggaagaaaaagaagaacagcTTGCACAGTACCAGGCCAATGCAAGCCAGCTGCAAAAGCTCCAAGCCACCTTTGAATTCACTGCCAACATTGCGCGTCAGGAGGAAAaagtgaggaaaaaggaaaaggagattcTGGAGTCCAGAGAGAAGCAGCAGAGAGAGGCGCTGGAGCGGGCCCTGGCCAGGCTGGAGAGGAGACATTCTGCGCTGCAGAGGCGCTCCACCCTGGGCATGGAGATTGAAGAGCAGAGGCAGAAACTTGCCAGTCTGAACAGCGGCAGCAGAGAGCAGTCAGGGCTCCAGGCTAgcctggaggctgagcaggaagcCCTGGAGAAGGACCAGGAGAG GTTAGAATATGAAATCCAGCAGCTGAAGCAGAAGATTTATGAGGCCGATGGTGTTCAAAAAAGTCATCATGGGACCCCGGAAGGGAAGGTGGCTTCTTCCAGCTTGCCAGTCAGTGCTGAAAAATCACACCTGGTTCCCCTCATGGATGCCAG GATCAATGCTTACATTGAAGAAGAAGTCCAAAGACGCCTTCAGGATTTGCATCGTGTGATTAGTGAAGGCTGCAGTACATCTGCAGACATGATGAAG gatAATGAGAAACTTCACAATGGCACCATTCAACGTAAACTAAAATATGAG AAAAGGCAGTTTTGCCCAGCATGGTATCTTGACCCACTTCTGCCCAGAGATGCCACTGAGACTTCCAGCCTCAttagagaggagaggagggaggtggaTCAGAACGACCCCTGGGATCATCCCATGCTGTGGAGCATCTCAGGCCCTAAAATAACTTCCTCGGCATCACAAGAGAGAACTCACCAGCAAAGGGATCAGTCCTCAGTACCTGAGGTATTCCAGGACAGTGAAAACAAATATTGTCATCCCGAGCCTGCTGGCCATTTTGAACCAAAATGTTTTAATCTAcctaaaatctcttttcttaatGAAAGTAACACCGATGATGCAGAAGATTTTCAGAGTAAGTCAGAAAATTTCAGTGAGCTGATGACTCATAAAGATGAACACAGCTTGAGAGTCAAGTCCAGTTGGACTTTGCTGCAACACACATCCCAAGAAGTGTCTATAAATAGTGGAGGCAAGCAGGCCAGGCAAGGCAAGGTGCTCCGCTTGGTTCTGTCTGAAGGCATTTCCCATGAGGAGAGAGCATCCTGCAGTGCCCTGCAGAGTGTACTGGCCTCTGAGTTTTATAGTGAGCAGCAAGGTGAGGAAGAGTTGGATGCTAAAAAAATGAGCTCATCAGAGTCACTGATAAATATCAGAACAGAAGGAAACAACGGACTGGGATATTTTTACCACAAGTTCTCAGACCTTTATAAAGATACCAGCAGTCACCTGCTTCAGGCTGGCACAAAAGCGATCAGCCAAGCCAGGCTCGTGGGGAGTCTGTGTGCCCCAAGGGGGCTCCCCTCCCAGGTAACAACATTCGTCAGAAGCCTGCCATTTCTGAAGCACTTAGCCCCACACATGCCTTTGAAGATTGACATGCAGTCAACAGAATCTCATTCTCCGGAAGCTGGGTTTGGCAGCAGCAAGAGCGAAGCTGCAGAGAGCCTGAGGCCAGCAGAGGGTGTGGCGCCTTACCTGGCGTCTGCCTTTGCAGCTGCAGGTTTACCGGGTTCCTCGCCAAGCTCTGTTTTTCACCTGGAATATGAAGATGCCAGAAAGAGCTCTGCATTTAAGCAGAGCCTTGTGCAATTCCCGGACCAAATGCTGAAACTTCAAGAGTGGCCTTTGAAAGACCTTCTTAGGCGTGTGACTTGTTCTCTACCAGAACCTTTGGGCAACATGAACGAAGTCAAAGGCATTTACTGGCTTGCTGTTGCTAACTGCACGGCACCTGACCCTCAACCAGCGTGTTTGCTCCTGCTTCAGTCAACTTTATGTGCTTTGGTCCTGTCAGATAGTCTCCTTGGCTCAATGAGCATTTTTCATGCTCTACCTCTCTCAGGTCTACAGGAGATTCAGATTGGCTTTGGTGGACAGAGTATTCGATTCCTGAGCTCTGCAGAGGGTCTTCTGCTCACTGTGTTCAGTTACAACAAATACCTGTCTCAACAGCTGTGTCGTGACCTCCTGTGTGTCCTGATGCCGGAGCCTGATGCCGCTGCCTGCGCTAATCATCCCTTGCTCCAGCAAGATCTGGTTCAGCTTTCTCTTGATTGGAAAGCGGAAATCCCTGATTTAGTTTTGCCAAATGGAGTTCAGGTGTCATCCAAATTCCAGACTACCTTGGTTGACATGATTTACTTTCTTCATGGAAATATGGAAGGCAATGTCCCTTCCCTGGCAGAAGTTCAGTTACTGCTCTATACAACAGTGAAAGTCGTGGGTGACTCTGGCCGTGACCAGTGCCGGTCGCTAGTCCTTCTGAACACCCACATTGCACTGGTGAAGGAAGACTGTGTTTTTTATCCACGCACTCGATCTCAAAACATTCCTCCTCCAGGTGCACAATTTGATGTGATCAAATGCCATGCTTTAAGTGAATTCAGGTGTGCTGttgttccagaaaagaaaaatgtgtcaaCAGTAGAACTAGTCTTCTTACCGAAACTCAAACCTTCAGTGGGTTCCAGAAATAGTCCACCTGAGCACCTTCAGGAATCCTCAGATGTCCAGTTGTTCACCACCCCATTGTATCTTCAAGGCAGTCAGAATGTCACACATGAGGTCTGGAAACTTACTTTCAATTCTCAAGATGAGGCTCTTTGGCTAATCTCACATTTGACAAGACTCTAA